The sequence ATCCTGCCGAGTTCTGCCAGTTCTTCACGTATCATCTGCATCTGCTGCTTTTGCATTGTGCCCATGAACTCAGCCATCATTTCCATGTTCATGCGCATCTGATCATACATGTCTTTCTGCATTTGTTTCATCTGCGTCATCATTTGAGACAGCACATGCTCTTCAGGCATAGCGAGCCACGATTCGTGTTCAGACGCTGTCTCTGACAGATCAGTTTTCTTCCTGGCTACAGGAACTGATGCCAGCGCAGAGCGCTTTGCCTTGACCAGTGATGCCTGCGGCACTGCAACTCGAGATGATTCGATTGTCTTGATTGGAGTTGGCTTTTTAACTACTAAATCGGACTTTGGCTGAACGGTTTGAGGTATCACCACATCTGGCGTCGAGTCAATTGATTCAACGATCACGTTATTCGCAGGCAGTTCCAGTTCAGAAATGGTCGGCAACGAAGTTTCATCTGAATCATCTTCGTTGATTTCGTCATCGTATTCGTTCAGAAAAACGTGTGATGGTTCATCTTTGGAATTTGTTTCATGGTTAATATCGGTTTGCAGCATCTGGAACGCAATCAGATAGGGACCAACGCTGATCAAGTCATTATCGTTTAGTAGTGCTGTATGGCACATCTGCTGATTTACTTTCACACCTGTTCGACTGATGAGATCAATCAACCAGTAATTGCCATCAGATGTTCGTATCACGCTCGCATGAAATCTGGAGACATCTTCATCATCCAGTTCCAGGTTGCTGTACTTGCTGCGCCCAATAATGGTTACTTGGCTGGTGAGAGGTAATTCGACTGCGTCACCCACCATCAACAGTGCTTCTGCTCCTTCCTTGACGTTGTATCTGGCAAGAAAAGGGGCTGTATTGCGTCTTTCTTTTGCGGGAGGATGATCCTCGCCTACCTTCTGCTCCAGAGTAATGCGATAAGGACCGATCTGTATCCATTCGTCCTGATCAAGCCAGCCGTACAAACGCGGATGATCTTTCCAGAAGATACCAGTGCGACTTGCCTGATCAATGCAAAACAACCTGCCATCGAGTACCTGCAGGTATGCATGCTGTTTGGTAACCGATTCGTCATTTAAGACGATGTCGCATCCTGCATTTCTGCCAATGATCAGATAGGGTTTGGAAACAACAACTTTGTTGATCTTGCGAGTATTGAGATTGCAAACCTGCAAGGAAATGGGACGAATCTGCCCGCAACTGTCAGACAGGAGTTTATCGATAGCCTGCGTCATCATGGTGATTCATGCAATTTCGGTGGATATAAAAGGATAAACGAAAAAGTGCGATGAAATCAAGTGTTTCATCGCACCAAATAGCAAGTTCTGGCTGTTTTACCAATTAAGCAGTCATAATTGTCTTCCGACGACGCAGATAGTTGACACCAGTGAGACAGAAGATGCCGATTCCACTCAGAACGACACCAGCTGGGACTGGAACAATGTTTCCGCCACCTTCCTGATATTGCTCAGGATTAACCAAAACAATCTGATCTTGATTGCTGGAATTGGTTATTCCCAAAAAATACTTGAGTGGATTGGTTGTCGAAAATGTACTTACTGCAGTTAGTAACGCATTCACATTTGCAGCGACGAGAGTTCCGCCTGGATTAGCAATGGCAAAGCTTCCACCGGTACCATTCCATATATCTGCAACATTAGCTTCAAAAACAATATTCCAGATTGCAGCCTGTACTTCAGGTGCATCGTACAATCCACCCATCACAAATTGACTTGGATTGGCACCAATATAAGCAGCCAGTTTTTGCAAAGCTGCTGCCCTGACTGGTCCCATTCCACCCGGAACGGATGATTGTGGCAAAGAAGCAAGATTAGATGTTATCGTGTAATTATAAGAACCTCCAGAAGAGATATTCTCTCCAATTTCGATACAGAATGAATAAGCTTTGTCACCTGTCGCACCAAAAACAGCTGTTCCAACAGGTGAAAGGTTACTTACATGATTCCATGTAAATAAACCTGCACCACCATGAAATGAATTTCCCGCACCAGTGACACCATCCCACTGGCGTACACCATCAAATTGCAATCTCACATCTGCTGCATTCACCTGCGTGAATCCAACTAAAATAAGAGAGGCAATAACAAGCAAGCGTCGCATAGCAAACCCCCTGACGAATTTCCTGAACATGATGAATATTCAGATAAGAGGAACTTCTCCGTTCGGGCGATATGTCAATTTTTAAACTTTACCTCAGTCTTCGTCAAGCAATTTCCACAAAAATATTTGACATTCATCAATTGTGAACTATGAGTCAAGGCTTGATACTCTGAAACTGCTTGCTTATTTCCTGGTAGAGTTTACGGTCTGAGACTGACAAAGTCTCTGGATCAAGCTTGGAAGCGAGAACTTTTTTCCAATATCTTTCAGCCTCAAATCGATTACCCGACTTGTCCTGAATAAAGGCCATATGCAGCAAATGTGTTGCAGTTGGCGATTTATCAACCGCCTCCGAGATATCCTTGAGAGCTTCTCGTTGTTTATTGTTAATGCATAGAATCATTCCACGAGTGTCGAGAAGTGCCCCGTCAGGTCCTGCCTGTTCTATAGCCTTGTCGATCAATTGCATTGCTTCATCAAATGCATCAGGCTTCTCGCGGAGGTGCCAGGCCAAGTTGTTCAATGCAACTGGATTCTTCGGATTGATCTCGAGTACTTTTCTGTACAGTTTTTCAGCATGTGCAGGTTGGTTTTGCAAACTATGCAAATCTGCCAGTGCCAGTAGGACACCAATATCAGATTTTCCTGAATTCAAGGTTGCTGTCAGTTTTTGTTCTACACGGCCCATCTGTTCCTTGGTTGCTTTGCCTGTATTCAAGGCTGCAACACATGCCATAGCAACATTTCCAACTGGAAGCTTGTTCCAGTATTCTTCGCACAATGAAATGGCATCTGTAATTCGGCCCTGTCTTGCCCAATAGGCCACTTGAGCCAGTATTGCATTGTCATTTTTTCGAGATCCTTCCGTGACGTAACGTTTGATCATTTTCTCAGCTGCTTGAGGCTCTTTGACCTGCTCGAGCAGACCAGCTGCAGACATGTAGACGGAGGCATCTTTCTTCTCACCATAAATACGCTCAACCTCTTTTTCGAGGTATTCAACTGCTTCGCGATTCTTACTCTGTGCGAATAACAGTCGTGTCTTGGCTTCGAGCAACTCAGAAGGTTTGGTTGATTTTTCCTCCAATTGGGTCATTAATTCACTGGCTTTTTTCACATCATTATTTCGAATGAGCGCCATGATGTAATAGGCAAGGTATTGCGGAGCTTTACCTTCGTTTTCTTTCAGCATTTCATTCAGAATACTGTTTGCTTTATTCCAATCGCCTTCATCTTCGTAGAGATGAGCAAGCAGAATTGCTTCATTAGGTTTAGGCTTCAAGTTCGTAAACGATGATTCGAGATCTTTGATAATTTCCTTTCTTGAACCAGGTCTGGTAGCCTTGATCAGGGCACGCGTACGCAAATCTTCAGGCGAAATCGAGTTGGTCTTGAGATTGCCTTCAACAAGATCCAGTGCCTCTTTATACTGTGCATAATCTCCCTTAGCCGCCAGCGTCAAGGCGTAAGTTCGACGAGCCCAAGCCAAGGTAGTAGCATCGACTTTTGCTGATTCGATGTATTTCTTCAGAAGTGTTTCCGCTTTCACCATCTGCCCCTGACGGAAATAAAAACCTATCAGACTCTGGAACAGTGGCGCATCATTTGGACGACTTTCTACCAGTTTGACAAAGTAGCTTTCCGCTTTGTCGAATTCTTCGAGTGATTCGTAATAAGGAACTAATGCATAGTTGGCTTTCTCCTTCAATAGAGCTTCAGCACGTTTGAGTTCCTGAGCAGCTTCTGGTTTTCGGTCCATTCTTACCAGATATACCAGCCAGGTAGCCCAGGCATCCGGTTCATCCTGGGCCAGGGCGATGGCCTTCCTGAAAGACTCTTCAGCACCTTTTCGGTCTTGAGCCGCCCAGTGAACATTACCCAACCAAAGGTGGTCACGATAATCCTTGGAATCTGAACGAATCGCCTGCCTGGCCTGCGCCAGGACTTTTTCCATTTGCTTTGAATCCGCTTCACTGAGTGTCAGTTCAGCTTCCAGCTTGCTGAAAGCCGAAGTACCTGATGATTGACTCATTGCCTGTGCGAGAATCTGTCTGGCTTCATTTGGCCGTCTTCGAGCGGTCAACAGCTGAACTGTGCGTTTGATGATTTCCGGATTGCGTTCGCCTAATTCCACTGCAAGTTTGTACTGATCGATGGCCTGATCAATCTG is a genomic window of Planctomycetia bacterium containing:
- a CDS encoding FHA domain-containing protein, yielding MMTQAIDKLLSDSCGQIRPISLQVCNLNTRKINKVVVSKPYLIIGRNAGCDIVLNDESVTKQHAYLQVLDGRLFCIDQASRTGIFWKDHPRLYGWLDQDEWIQIGPYRITLEQKVGEDHPPAKERRNTAPFLARYNVKEGAEALLMVGDAVELPLTSQVTIIGRSKYSNLELDDEDVSRFHASVIRTSDGNYWLIDLISRTGVKVNQQMCHTALLNDNDLISVGPYLIAFQMLQTDINHETNSKDEPSHVFLNEYDDEINEDDSDETSLPTISELELPANNVIVESIDSTPDVVIPQTVQPKSDLVVKKPTPIKTIESSRVAVPQASLVKAKRSALASVPVARKKTDLSETASEHESWLAMPEEHVLSQMMTQMKQMQKDMYDQMRMNMEMMAEFMGTMQKQQMQMIREELAELGRINLELMQLKQSLATAAVVSQPLTQPTLPAAPEIAIKDDKTEKEPSATKVFKQKPQPPAIQPATSPVEDSKHSHTWISKRISVLETERTSRWEKMKAALMGK